TCCACCAAAGCCCAAACCAAAGTGGTTCAGCGCTGTACCTGGCTGGAACTTATAACTCGCCCAGAAGTTCGCCACATGCTTTGGATTACCAGTCACCTGCATCCCTTCATTCGAAGTCGCCCTGATGTACTTGTTCTCATTATATACATAACCCGCTGTAATGCTCAATCCTTTCAGTGGACTGGCCGTCAGGTCAAACTCCACACCACTGCTCTGCTGATTACCATCCTGATAAGCATAACTGCTACCGTCGTAACGTACTGCATCCCTGATACGAATATCATAATAACTAACTGTACCAATCAACTTATTATCCAGCGTGCTTACTTTCATACCACCTTCCCACTGGTAAGCATATTCAGGCTTCAGTGTCAGCACTTTCCCATCCGGTTGTAAGTAAGGACCATTATTGGTAAAACCACTCATGTAGTTACCAAACAATGAAACCTTGTCTTTCACTACCTGGTATATCAATCCAAACTTCGGTGTCAGGGAAGTCTGCTTATACCCATCAGTACCTTTCAGCTCATACCTGTCTACACGAAGACTCAGCATCGCCATCAGTTTTTCAGTAATGTTGATCAGGTCAGAACCATAGGTCGCAATGGTCTCAGTCTCGCTGTTATACACACCCGCAAATCCTGCCTGTATAGCTTTTTCTGCCTGTGCCAGGCTCGCCTTGCTGTAGTTGGTAATATCGATGGTATCAATGGTACCATATGCATAAGAGAAGTCAGACTTATAATGGTAATAATCCACCCCCCAGAGTACGCGGTGCCTGATAGAACCAGTATAAAAATCACCTTTCAGATTATGCTGGAAATCAGTCGTAACGGTGGTGATCGGACCATACAAAGCAATGCCCCTTTCAATGTGCGTTGCATCCAGGAAAGTAGGATAGAACTGGTAGCTCTTCAATACTTTCTCATTGTTCATAGATACGTTGGTGGTAGAAGTCCAGTGGTCATTGATCTTGTAAGTCGCCTGAAAGTAAGTACGGAAAGTGTTGGCAGTAGCATCAATACCATCGCCATACAGGGTCTCTTTATATCCTAAAGGAATATCTTTTACATTCTTTACACCCAGTACATTGAATCGAAGGTAAGGCGTCTTTGTCAGTTCCTCATGATATGCTTCCACATCCATGTTCAGGGTTAGTTTGTCGCTTGCCTTGTAAGTCAGACCTGGGGTAACAGTATAAGTATTCTTATGCCCCGTCTCCTGGAAGCTCTGCTGCTTATTAACGGCAGCGTTTACACGGAGCAAAGCGGTTTTTTCTTTATTCAGCGGCGCGTTTACATCAGCCGTCAGGCGGCTCAGGCCCCAGCTGCCGGAAGTATAGCTGATCTCAGTTTTAGCAACGTCAAATGGTTTCTTGGTGACCATGTTTACGGCACCACCATAAGAGGACACCACGTTACCAAACAAGGTAGCAGAAGGGCCTTTCAGCACTTCGAAGCGTTCTACGTTTACAGGGTCTACCGAAGTACGCCCTGCGGCAATGAACTGCA
This Chitinophaga sancti DNA region includes the following protein-coding sequences:
- a CDS encoding TonB-dependent receptor; amino-acid sequence: MFKRRLGMLMMGMLLMVTSFHFSFAQNKNQGAIKGKVTTSDGKPAEFVNVTIKGTSKGATVGKDGRYSISGINAGNYTLVASFIGLNTQTKEVTVTAGNTVDIDFELKENNQQLNEVIISTNKSQSGKIESDDVAKMSLKNLENPQVYSVVSSELMKDQMTVSVAGALANVPGAVVTTDPAGGTSITLRGFTAEPAARNGVQFIAAGRTSVDPVNVERFEVLKGPSATLFGNVVSSYGGAVNMVTKKPFDVAKTEISYTSGSWGLSRLTADVNAPLNKEKTALLRVNAAVNKQQSFQETGHKNTYTVTPGLTYKASDKLTLNMDVEAYHEELTKTPYLRFNVLGVKNVKDIPLGYKETLYGDGIDATANTFRTYFQATYKINDHWTSTTNVSMNNEKVLKSYQFYPTFLDATHIERGIALYGPITTVTTDFQHNLKGDFYTGSIRHRVLWGVDYYHYKSDFSYAYGTIDTIDITNYSKASLAQAEKAIQAGFAGVYNSETETIATYGSDLINITEKLMAMLSLRVDRYELKGTDGYKQTSLTPKFGLIYQVVKDKVSLFGNYMSGFTNNGPYLQPDGKVLTLKPEYAYQWEGGMKVSTLDNKLIGTVSYYDIRIRDAVRYDGSSYAYQDGNQQSSGVEFDLTASPLKGLSITAGYVYNENKYIRATSNEGMQVTGNPKHVANFWASYKFQPGTALNHFGLGFGGNYADQSFYDADNTIIIPSYVLANASLFYEAAQWRFGIAANNIGNKKYWAHSFTANPQPLRQLLANATFRF